The genomic DNA tattttgtttaaaaaacttACCTTAATTTGTCGCCGAAATCAAAACCACACTCGACTAGTTCTTGCTTGTTCGTGAAAGTATTATTCACAGTTGCTTTCAAAGATACACCAAGTTCGCGTGATCCTGATGAATTTAACATCAACGTCAGCAAACTTTCGCTTGGGTGTATAAGTTTCACAGATAATCTGGCTTTCCCAATCCATGGCAATGGACATGAAATAACGTAGGATCCATTCAGTTTGTCAACTATATCACAGGCAACACCCGCTAATGGTTCGAAAGTCCGATATAAAGTTGCACGAAAAAAATCGCCTCCATACCATTTTGTTCCGTTATTAAAATTTCTAGCCTGAATGATAGCCTTTAAAGTATCGCCAATTTGGTAATCTGTCTTATCATTAAATAATGTAACTGTTGTCAAATTCGCACAAGTTGTATCTTCCAATAATGGAAATGTTTTTATCGTTTGTAACTTTGATACCATATCACAAACACGGGGAAAGTATTTTATCCATTTGCTTGACTGTATCTTTTGCTTTATGTCAGAGTGTTCTGGTTGCCATTGTTCGAAAGTTGAACCATGTTTGCGCCACCTTGAATGAACGCCACGACTTTTCGTTACGTGATAAAGTACTCCGATCACTTGCAGTATTGTcaaaatgatcaaatatttaatatatagtttcatCGGTAATAAAGGTATATTTATAGTAGTGTTTTATGGTTCTGCAGCAGGCGCATAGACTACCAATATAACCCATTACCAATGCGAACTATAGCAATGATTCTTATTTTACTACGATCTTATAATCCAGGTACAATTACTATATTACAATTACTATTTTGCTAATTGACAGTATATATAAACAATGAAtaagtttttatataaaatcgTTTATAGTCTTGTCAGTAGAAGTGCTGAATGAATGATATTCAATAGCTGCAAAGCGACATAATAACATGTTCTGGTTGGCATTGTAAAAAATTCATGATTACTGGCCCGAAAATAAAGAAAGCTGGAACGTAGTAATAGGACTGAAAATACAATCTGAGTTATCGAAGTTATAGTAGCCTATAAACTTAAATTCGCTGATATTGAAAACTGCATTAAGTACATTCTTGAATAATAATACTTCATTAGGCTACATTGTTCTTTGGCATTCTCCATTTCTACTAACcgataatttatttcaagttaCAAGTTTAATAAAAGTGAGTATAACTCGTTGCAGTTTTTATCTACTGCCCGTAGGCTAAGCGAAAACGTTGTTTAACCTTTTGTATGGTTGACTCTATTTACAAGCAATTATTTTCCGCGTACTCGGTTAAATTATTGTGATTTATAAGCTAAGTTAGTAGTGGAAAATCGTTGCAAAAGAAGTAAATTACGTTGTGATTTTGTCTAAAATGAACAATCTAttcatttttgagaaaaattgatattattgCGTAAAATGTGTaagtaaatataattaaaatagttatattttatataataaaattatgttaGCAAAAAGTCTGTTGAAAAAACTTCCATTGTATGTCCTTTAGAACGGGTCCAttacattcgaacccacgtacatctgaacccacgacaactGCACCTACATACTATTGTACCGAAATTTTtcgttttacggatatttgaaccaatactaaccctaacccatgggttttggcacccgcatatagattgaacccgcggatataaacatgggttcaaatgtacggtcacccctTGAAAACGACCATCGAATATAACAAGTGATCCAAGGATCAGTGGTATTAGGTTTTTGACTTAGGAAATCATCATGTGCCAAATGCAATCCATAGTTGTACTATCTTACTCAAACCATTGGTAATAAGTATGCACTGTAGTTGTGATATAATATGCATTCTGATATGTTTTTACTAATGCGGACAACacaaataataatcaatattgCTAATTTTATCTTTATTGGTGGTATAATGTGAAAAAGTGgtgattgaatttttaaatCGCAGATATGAAAGAttaaaattggattttaaatcaacaaagcatgataatgaataatttgaataaagatATCTTTCTAAAAGGCATGTTTAAATCAATTATATAGTGGAATGGAATGAGTGAAAACACGAAAGGAATGAGCAATAACTTATCAAATAATGCTTTCAGTTGCAGACTTTCATAAATcatgaaaatgataattttgtaatggAGGAGAAGATTTAATTTATGCTTATTTTGTATCTTTTCCATTATTGAATCTCTCGCACGGCAAGGTCTATTTCTTTCCATACATTTGGACGTTTTCTTTAATGCATCCGGTTTTCACTTGAAGTTTGGTGGAGATTCCATGGTCCAGCAAGAGATTTCTAAGTTCTAGAAATTCGTCACCGCTGAATTCTGGATGAATATTTTTAGCGAAACCCTGGAATTCtataaatacataatgaaaagaaaaaaattatttgccgaTATACTTATATTGTactattatataatattatttttgattatgCAATATAAGCATAGTATAAAGAAGGAAACCTTACTATAATAGTGATGTACTTACTTCCGTAACGGCACACCAGAGTGACAGCAAATTTTTTGTAGTCAGTGATGAACCACCAATCCCAGGTATGTATGACGTAAGCACCTGCATAGTGaacaaaaataaacttgattatTCAAGCTCTCCCAATACACTACTTAAGAATCACTCCAATCTCGATACATACTTTGCTTCAAGAAAGTGTCAAGTTTTTCATGTCCCATTCCTTTGTGCTCAAGTGCTTTGTATGTAACGTTGTAGTATTCTTCAGCTGtataattttattaaacagTGTTGTTAGAATCGTGTgcgttttaaaatatagttcaGGGTGatccaaaccgcggcccgccgacacattccgtgcggcccgcagAGCAATTTTAGTGTGTACTAAATCATTCGCAGATATTTTGTATTAATTGGCCAAACATTTTTGAGTTATATTTTAAACTATTCTGTaggtctggtgtgttttcaagtaatatctgccacgaaagaatataatttgaagcgacattacaaaaccaaacatgagaaaagataccgaaaataccacggtaTTTTTCGGgaagcaatttaaaaataactaaAGGCTTTAGCATTTATATATCTTCCTCcaactgattagaacggtaaactctaagcatatttaaagtgagtaaaGCTGCTGTTTTGGTCACATTTGGGTTCTTCTCTCCGACTacggcccgcgagacatcctcgaaagtttttgcggcccgccaaactcgcaaccttggaccaccctgaattATATAGTTTATGACGGATTGGGCAACTTTGAACATTGAAACTAAACCTTAATCAAAGCTGTGGAATCATCATGTCCAGACACTTATCCTCACGCGGGAGCATACCCTCATACAAATGTTTTTATCATATTGCCAAGCATTATGTTGCAATGGAACTAAACAGGAAATACCAGTTCAAAATGATCCaaattaaaacaagagagctatgctcaaatatatggacacgtagaaacacataattttgatgagtcatagcgaaaaaaaagtaatagccttctggagaaaatttttatctttaaccactgaaaatttcaaagcaattggtccagtattcgaagagaaaatcgatttcttcaaaacgtgttgatggagagaaataataacaaaatttcgaaacgatcgttatgtccactacgtgtccaatagcCGAGTTAGTCGTAGTTTGGTGTTTGGTTTAATAATTCAATATACCTACATTACGACTGCATTACCCACCGCAAAAAATGAATTCTTGTCGATAAGAGCAGTTTCTTCAAAAAAACTAATTCGAATACTTTCTTGCCTATCGTAAACTGTATTGCCCTTACCTCTTACAGGATCGGGACGGTAGATTCCTGGACGAACTCGTTTATAATCTTGAACGAACACGTTTGGAGTGAGTGGGTTGCTGAAACCAACAAAAATACATCGATCTATTGCTTGGCTCGATTGAATGATACCGGCTAACAAAAAATCTAATATACGTTAATGTAATGTAAAGCTGATTTAAAAAAGTGAGTTTAATATAGTGATGCAGACAAATAATATGTTCTTTGTTTTCATCTTTCCGAACAACTTGATCAGCCAAGAGACATGAATAAAGCTCATTGCTAGTTTTACCTCAGAATGAGTTCTTCGAGGATCAAAAATACGCCATGATGATTTGGTACGTAGTCCAACCAGTTGAAACAATCAACCAGAAATGGTTGAGATGGAATGTCAACGGCGTCGTACCAGAAAATACTTCTCAGCTatgaagagaaaaaaaaaacaagtttttaaaataagaaaaaaattcacCATTTCTGTTGCAATTTTTCTTGATTTGGCACTTTCAAACAAATCGgcttttaaaaaaaacagcgatgtatatacatacaattaattatcaaaaattcaaaattatcaaaaaagttGAATCTATTATTTTTGAAACTGATGTCCAAGTACTGCAGTAAACACAAGACTCCTCTGAAAAAGGAACTCCTGAAGTCTGTGCAACAAGATGGGGCATAACCTGAATttaggttgtgtaccaggttagggttgaggttatgcgacatcttggtgcgcatacttcaggagtaccctaaAAATCAATTAAAAGCGCCGAGTTATTAAATATGTATCCAAATTTTCGACTGAAACATATCAGTTAGTTTACTAATTAATGATTCACAATTCACATCTTACTGTATTTTAATACAGGGAGCAATCATAGATAACAGCAGAGTGGAGTTTGAAGCTTGCATGGATAgaggtaaatattttattaaatttttgtgtGCACCGTGCACACACTGATAGCAATTGTTTTCATGATTTCTGCTCTAAACGCGAAGAAACATTTGATATGAGTCAATTTCAATTGATAACCAAGCGTGTGTCAGGAATTGGGATACATTTTCTATGTGCGAATTTATATAAGATTAGCACACGTTAGATGTGGCACAAAGATTATAACCCATGCTCGAGTCGGAGCTTCCCATTCTTTATTGCATTGACTCCAACTACTTCCTCCCTCGACTTCCTCGTTTTTTACTTACAGATATTACAAATTAAATCGCGTATATGTAAATGAATATTTCCTTCATTGAAACATATTCACTCTTAAAATCTTgagaatttttaaatattgaaaatattgatcatgatgcaaattaatgatttatatttttcgaaTGTCATTGTTGGACTTGCACCCGATCCCGAATCACAGTGGTCAAATACATAATTCAAACTTCAACGCCTTCTGTATACATCCTTTGACCTCATTTCCTGGTCATAACCAAGCTTTTTATTAAGAGGCGTTAGGGTTTGGGCAGGCATTGATGCAACATgacaatttatataatatacatttCATCGTAGCAACCGGTCCGTGGAATatttacgaaaaaaaaaacactgggCACAAACCCGCACCAACCCTAAGAAACATGTTAAGAGCATTATGCATTATCTTCTTGCCTATAACGAGAAAAATGTGAGTGGTAATTTTTAACGGTGTTATCTTATCCGTTACCCGAAAATGTGAAGgtaaaaaattgtattataatTAGAGAGTCCGGAATCTTGAAAGATCATACTTAGCGAATATCAGAATTTTCCTaaagttcaaaataaaatcttacCCTAGCCCAATCCACTTCTTCAAATCTATCTGGTACTTTGCACGTACTTTCAGCATTGACGATTGCCACAAACGCGGCGAGAAATACGAAGACGTTCATCTTGTGTGACGAGAAACTGCTGTCTAACAAGATTTTGGTCAGTGATGTACTTTTATCGACGTCGCGACACTGTTTTGTAATCAATCTTATAATGATGTAAATCACCTTAGACTGTATCGATTAACAAATGTTTCTTTAAATATTATGTTGCATAGAATAAGAATGCTGCAACACAAGCACTGAACCTGCAATATTCACACAACTTGCGAATTTCTCCATCAACATTCTATATCGGGGAATACTACTTTTATCTCAatattaatattcatttttggCTATAAGAAGAGGTAATTGGGGTTGGTTGATACATCTTGTTCAAAACGCAGATGCTGATTATTGCTAATACGCATTATGCATATTGTCGTGTGTTTTTACAAATCATATCTGATCTCCTTCTCTATATCGACCAACATGAAAATTGATCTCATATGCAAAATGCAATATGAATGATCGTTCTATATGCGAATCATGATTCATTTGATAGTGATGAGAAATGTCAGCCAAGAGTTATTAAATAAAAACCGTAATGAGAAGATaaggttttaaaaattacgtTCCACCAAACAAGAGCTGTGGATAAACTGGGTTTACTAAATTAAAAATCATTCTTAATATGTGATCCATGCAAATATTGATTTGCAAATCATATACACGGTGTCTGATATTAAATCAAGTTTATTTAATATGACATATATATGAAGCCATGCCATAAGAAGTAATGATCTACTTTATAGCGTTTGTCTGACATGGATAAATTATATCAATTAGTATCGATGAATTTATATAATGAATGATGTAAAATATGAGttttataattaattatataaataaaattgaaatataatgaaGTGTGCTGTGCTATCATCCaacgaattgaaaaatttttcaatttcattctcTTCTGCTAaatcgattttataaaaaaatgtgGAGCAAATAGTCGGATAGCGAATTTTtctga from Styela clava chromosome 12, kaStyClav1.hap1.2, whole genome shotgun sequence includes the following:
- the LOC120329388 gene encoding uncharacterized protein LOC120329388, translated to MNVFVFLAAFVAIVNAESTCKVPDRFEEVDWARLRSIFWYDAVDIPSQPFLVDCFNWLDYVPNHHGVFLILEELILSNPLTPNVFVQDYKRVRPGIYRPDPVRAEEYYNVTYKALEHKGMGHEKLDTFLKQSAYVIHTWDWWFITDYKKFAVTLVCRYGKFQGFAKNIHPEFSGDEFLELRNLLLDHGISTKLQVKTGCIKENVQMYGKK